The Andrena cerasifolii isolate SP2316 chromosome 14, iyAndCera1_principal, whole genome shotgun sequence genome contains a region encoding:
- the LOC143376733 gene encoding uncharacterized protein LOC143376733 isoform X2 has protein sequence MMFKNVTPEKAISFTRLATALSCCWPLSLAATKHQVIRFKILRIVLTINAFALLLALLNSLYLHFDDSINIAKAGSLSFALIHVITQTLFCATQHDNFQRLIKEMIVYVQDANPRETGVFQSYVDKFSTFYAMSATWFYMSGVMVIAGTLLLPQPFPTTAEYPFSVEYEPISTIIFVHQAVAIMQCSSHTSVNVFGALLISCAAARIEILTSELRDVVNAGNLIESVKKYYRVRRYAQDVANAVQFIALITVTMCGLAVLLCGIVVVGRQPVTVKAQFLALAVTTLLEVFMCAWPADHLMHVSQSVAQGAYESTWYERSVKVQKLILCTMIPQEAVAISIKCVIPILSLRYFCSYISNIFSFFTALRLMLMEDESED, from the exons ATGATGTTTAAAAACGTGACACCAGAGAAAGCAATATCCTTCACTCGATTAGCCACAGCGCTGTCATGCTGTTGGCCACTTTCCTTGGCAGCCACTAAACATCAGGTGATCCGTTTCAAAATCTTGAGGATCGTATTGACCATCAACGCATTCGCGCTTCTTCTAGCCCTGTTGAACTCCTTATACTTGCACTTCGACGATTCTATCAACATCGCCAAGGCAGGTAGCCTCAGTTTCGCCCTCATTCATGTCATCACGCAAACGCTATTCTGCGCCACTCAGCACGACAATTTTCAG CGATTGATAAAAGAAATGATTGTTTACGTCCAGGACGCGAACCCCCGGGAAACGGGCGTGTTTCAATCCTACGTCGACAAGTTCTCGACATTTTACGCGATGTCAGCCACCTGGTTTTACATGTCCGGGGTGATGGTCATCGCGGGGACCCTCCTGCTACCTCAACCCTTCCCAACCACCGCGGAATATCCCTTTTCCGTCGAGTACGAGCCCATCAGCACCATCATTTTCGTGCATCAGGCGGTTGCTATCATGCAATGCTCCTCTCACACTTCCGTCAATGTGTTTGGCGCGCTTTTGATATCATGTGCAGCAGCTCGCATCGAGATTCTCACGTCTGAACTGCGCGACGTGGTGAACGCTGGTAATCTCATCGAGTCCGTAAAGAAGTACTATCGCGTTAGAAG GTACGCCCAGGATGTGGCCAACGCTGTTCAATTTATAGCTCTGATCACGGTGACGATGTGCGGGCTGGCGGTTCTTCTGTGCGGTATTGTTGTCGTCGGG AGACAGCCTGTTACGGTGAAGGCGCAGTTCTTGGCCCTGGCTGTTACGACGTTGCTGGAGGTGTTCATGTGCGCCTGGCCAGCTGATCATTTGATGCACGTG AGCCAAAGTGTAGCTCAAGGTGCGTACGAGTCCACGTGGTACGAACGATCCGTGAAAGTGCAGAAGCTTATACTGTGTACGATGATACCTCAAGAGGCGGTAGCTATCAGTATCAAGTGCGTGATACCGATTCTGTCTTTAAGATACTTCTGTTCG TACATCTCGAACATCTTTTCCTTCTTCACTGCGTTACGACTCATGCTGATGGAGGATGAGTCCGAGGACTGA
- the LOC143376733 gene encoding uncharacterized protein LOC143376733 isoform X1 gives MMFKNVTPEKAISFTRLATALSCCWPLSLAATKHQVIRFKILRIVLTINAFALLLALLNSLYLHFDDSINIAKAGSLSFALIHVITQTLFCATQHDNFQRLIKEMIVYVQDANPRETGVFQSYVDKFSTFYAMSATWFYMSGVMVIAGTLLLPQPFPTTAEYPFSVEYEPISTIIFVHQAVAIMQCSSHTSVNVFGALLISCAAARIEILTSELRDVVNAGNLIESVKKYYRVRRYAQDVANAVQFIALITVTMCGLAVLLCGIVVVGRQPVTVKAQFLALAVTTLLEVFMCAWPADHLMHVSQSVAQGAYESTWYERSVKVQKLILCTMIPQEAVAISIKCVIPILSLRYFCSVWETSYFNLLCIIGNIYQYFVMSHDISVHLEHLFLLHCVTTHADGG, from the exons ATGATGTTTAAAAACGTGACACCAGAGAAAGCAATATCCTTCACTCGATTAGCCACAGCGCTGTCATGCTGTTGGCCACTTTCCTTGGCAGCCACTAAACATCAGGTGATCCGTTTCAAAATCTTGAGGATCGTATTGACCATCAACGCATTCGCGCTTCTTCTAGCCCTGTTGAACTCCTTATACTTGCACTTCGACGATTCTATCAACATCGCCAAGGCAGGTAGCCTCAGTTTCGCCCTCATTCATGTCATCACGCAAACGCTATTCTGCGCCACTCAGCACGACAATTTTCAG CGATTGATAAAAGAAATGATTGTTTACGTCCAGGACGCGAACCCCCGGGAAACGGGCGTGTTTCAATCCTACGTCGACAAGTTCTCGACATTTTACGCGATGTCAGCCACCTGGTTTTACATGTCCGGGGTGATGGTCATCGCGGGGACCCTCCTGCTACCTCAACCCTTCCCAACCACCGCGGAATATCCCTTTTCCGTCGAGTACGAGCCCATCAGCACCATCATTTTCGTGCATCAGGCGGTTGCTATCATGCAATGCTCCTCTCACACTTCCGTCAATGTGTTTGGCGCGCTTTTGATATCATGTGCAGCAGCTCGCATCGAGATTCTCACGTCTGAACTGCGCGACGTGGTGAACGCTGGTAATCTCATCGAGTCCGTAAAGAAGTACTATCGCGTTAGAAG GTACGCCCAGGATGTGGCCAACGCTGTTCAATTTATAGCTCTGATCACGGTGACGATGTGCGGGCTGGCGGTTCTTCTGTGCGGTATTGTTGTCGTCGGG AGACAGCCTGTTACGGTGAAGGCGCAGTTCTTGGCCCTGGCTGTTACGACGTTGCTGGAGGTGTTCATGTGCGCCTGGCCAGCTGATCATTTGATGCACGTG AGCCAAAGTGTAGCTCAAGGTGCGTACGAGTCCACGTGGTACGAACGATCCGTGAAAGTGCAGAAGCTTATACTGTGTACGATGATACCTCAAGAGGCGGTAGCTATCAGTATCAAGTGCGTGATACCGATTCTGTCTTTAAGATACTTCTGTTCGGTATGGGAAACCTCGTACTTTAATCTGCTATGTATTATCGGGAACATTTATCAATATTTCGTGATGTCTCATGATATTTCAGTACATCTCGAACATCTTTTCCTTCTTCACTGCGTTACGACTCATGCTGATGGAGGATGA
- the LOC143376733 gene encoding uncharacterized protein LOC143376733 isoform X4, protein MMFKNVTPEKAISFTRLATALSCCWPLSLAATKHQVIRFKILRIVLTINAFALLLALLNSLYLHFDDSINIAKAGSLSFALIHVITQTLFCATQHDNFQRLIKEMIVYVQDANPRETGVFQSYVDKFSTFYAMSATWFYMSGVMVIAGTLLLPQPFPTTAEYPFSVEYEPISTIIFVHQAVAIMQCSSHTSVNVFGALLISCAAARIEILTSELRDVVNAGNLIESVKKYYRVRRYAQDVANAVQFIALITVTMCGLAVLLCGIVVVGRQPVTVKAQFLALAVTTLLEVFMCAWPADHLMHVLKVRTSPRGTNDP, encoded by the exons ATGATGTTTAAAAACGTGACACCAGAGAAAGCAATATCCTTCACTCGATTAGCCACAGCGCTGTCATGCTGTTGGCCACTTTCCTTGGCAGCCACTAAACATCAGGTGATCCGTTTCAAAATCTTGAGGATCGTATTGACCATCAACGCATTCGCGCTTCTTCTAGCCCTGTTGAACTCCTTATACTTGCACTTCGACGATTCTATCAACATCGCCAAGGCAGGTAGCCTCAGTTTCGCCCTCATTCATGTCATCACGCAAACGCTATTCTGCGCCACTCAGCACGACAATTTTCAG CGATTGATAAAAGAAATGATTGTTTACGTCCAGGACGCGAACCCCCGGGAAACGGGCGTGTTTCAATCCTACGTCGACAAGTTCTCGACATTTTACGCGATGTCAGCCACCTGGTTTTACATGTCCGGGGTGATGGTCATCGCGGGGACCCTCCTGCTACCTCAACCCTTCCCAACCACCGCGGAATATCCCTTTTCCGTCGAGTACGAGCCCATCAGCACCATCATTTTCGTGCATCAGGCGGTTGCTATCATGCAATGCTCCTCTCACACTTCCGTCAATGTGTTTGGCGCGCTTTTGATATCATGTGCAGCAGCTCGCATCGAGATTCTCACGTCTGAACTGCGCGACGTGGTGAACGCTGGTAATCTCATCGAGTCCGTAAAGAAGTACTATCGCGTTAGAAG GTACGCCCAGGATGTGGCCAACGCTGTTCAATTTATAGCTCTGATCACGGTGACGATGTGCGGGCTGGCGGTTCTTCTGTGCGGTATTGTTGTCGTCGGG AGACAGCCTGTTACGGTGAAGGCGCAGTTCTTGGCCCTGGCTGTTACGACGTTGCTGGAGGTGTTCATGTGCGCCTGGCCAGCTGATCATTTGATGCACGTG CTCAAGGTGCGTACGAGTCCACGTGGTACGAACGATCCGTGA
- the LOC143376734 gene encoding odorant receptor 4-like codes for MVVCVQNAEPAELSVFQAYVDKFSTFYVLAGTWFYISMCVVVVGTLLLPQPFPTNAEYPFSVDYEPMRSIIFLHQTVAGTQCAAHTCVNVFGALLISFAAARIELLTSELRDVVDTSDLASCIKKYYRVKGYAQDVADAVQFIALITVTMCGLAVLLCGIVVVGRQPVTVKAQFLALAFTTLLEVFMCAWPADHLMHVSQSVAQGAYESTWYERSVKMQKLILCAMIPQEAVTISIKCVMPILSLRYFCTYVSNIFSFFTALRVMMTDED; via the exons ATGGTTGTTTGCGTCCAAAATGCGGAGCCAGCCGAATTGTCCGTGTTTCAAGCCTACGTCGACAAGTTCTCGACATTTTACGTACTGGCAGGCACCTGGTTCTACATATCCATGTGCGTAGTCGTCGTGGGAACCCTCCTGCTACCTCAACCCTTCCCAACCAACGCGGAATATCCGTTTTCCGTCGACTACGAGCCCATGAGGTCCATCATTTTCCTGCACCAAACTGTTGCTGGCACCCAATGTGCCGCTCACACTTGCGTCAATGTGTTTGGCGCGCTTTTAATATCATTCGCGGCAGCTCGCATTGAGCTACTCACGTCTGAACTGCGCGACGTGGTGGACACCAGTGATCTGGCGAGCTGCATAAAGAAGTACTATCGCGTTAAAGG GTACGCTCAGGATGTGGCCGACGCTGTTCAATTTATAGCTCTGATCACGGTGACGATGTGCGGGCTGGCGGTTCTTCTGTGCGGTATTGTTGTCGTCGGG AGACAGCCTGTTACGGTGAAGGCGCAGTTCTTGGCCCTGGCTTTTACGACGTTGCTGGAGGTGTTCATGTGCGCCTGGCCAGCTGATCATTTGATGCACGTG AGCCAAAGTGTAGCTCAAGGTGCGTACGAGTCCACGTGGTACGAACGATCCGTGAAAATGCAGAAGCTTATACTGTGTGCGATGATACCTCAAGAGGCGGTAACTATCAGTATCAAGTGTGTGATGCCGATTCTGTCCTTGAGATACTTCTGTACG TATGTCTCAAACATCTTCTCCTTCTTTACTGCTTTACGAGTAATGATGACGGATGAAGACTGA
- the LOC143376741 gene encoding uncharacterized protein LOC143376741 — protein sequence MFRNVTPEKTIQFTRLSVALTCCWPPPPTVTRSQLLRFKFLRSAMVLNAFALLLPLLYAIYVHRDDPTEVAKAACLTLAVTQLLFQTSFCITQYDRFQWLIAEMSSYCKGASTQERHIFQGFIDKYAMFYGFSAIWFYVTASVVVIGTLFISQSFPTNAEYPFPIHHEPIRTIIFLHQALVGLQCAAHTCVNVFAALLLLFAAARFEILMTEQRIAASTAELIVCMEKYYRVRRYAQEVASTVRYIALITVAMCGVALVLCGINCIGRQPFTVKVQFLCLAGTALLEVFMCAWPADHLLHVSKYVAQGVYESTWYEKTLRMQKIVLYMLVPQKPIAVRIKCVIPALSLSYYCSYISNVFSLFTALRVMMTKGDD from the exons ATGTTTAGAAACGTAACGCCGGAAAAGACGATTCAGTTCACTCGACTCAGCGTAGCTCTCACCTGCTGTTGGCCACCTCCACCCACAGTCACCAGGTCTCAGTTGTTGCGTTTTAAGTTCCTCAGGTCTGCAATGGTCCTCAATGCTTTCGCCCTCCTTCTGCCGTTGTTGTATGCCATATACGTGCACCGTGACGATCCCACCGAAGTGGCTAAAGCTGCTTGCCTGACCCTTGCTGTGACCCAGCTCCTCTTCCAAACGTCCTTCTGCATCACTCAATACGATCGTTTCCAG TGGTTGATCGCGGAGATGTCGAGTTACTGCAAGGGAGCCAGTACGCAGGAGAGGCACATTTTCCAGGGGTTCATCGACAAGTACGCCATGTTCTACGGGTTTTCTGCGATCTGGTTCTACGTAACTGCATCTGTGGTGGTTATTGGAACCCTGTTCATCTCCCAGTCCTTCCCGACAAACGCTGAGTACCCGTTTCCCATCCATCACGAGCCTATAAGAACCATCATTTTCTTGCACCAAGCACTTGTTGGCTTGCAGTGCGCTGCGCACACTTGCGTTAACGTGTTTGCCGCGCTACTGTTGCTGTTCGCAGCGGCGCGTTTCGAAATTCTGATGACGGAACAGCGGATCGCTGCAAGCACCGCTGAGTTGATCGTGTGCATGGAAAAGTATTATCGCGTGAGGAG ATATGCTCAGGAAGTGGCTAGTACTGTTCGATATATAGCTCTGATTACGGTAGCGATGTGCGGTGTGGCACTTGTGCTATGCGGTATCAACTGTATTGGG CGTCAGCCCTTCACTGTGAAAGTGCAGTTCCTGTGCTTGGCAGGGACTGCTCTGTTGGAAGTCTTCATGTGCGCCTGGCCAGCTGATCACTTGCTGCACGTG AGCAAATATGTTGCACAAGGAGTCTACGAGTCCACGTGGTACGAAAAAACTCTgagaatgcagaaaattgtaCTTTATATGTTGGTACCCCAAAAGCCTATCGCTGTCAGGATCAAGTGTGTGATTCCTGCTCTATCATTGAGCTATTATTGTTCG TACATCTCGAACGTGTTTTCCTTGTTTACTGCTCTACGAGTCATGATGACAAAGGGTGACGATTga
- the LOC143376582 gene encoding odorant receptor 49b-like has product MSLMAITLCTLSLILFGIFVIGRQPLMVKLPFTFLIGTALLEVFMCAWPADTLREISGNVMAAVYESTWYTGSLELQKHVLYLLLPQKPVIISIKCVVPVLSLSYYSSFVSNAFSMFTALRVIITDDDEN; this is encoded by the exons ATGTCTCTGATGGCGATAACACTCTGTACCTTGTCACTTATACTTTTCGGCATTTTCGTGATCGGG CGTCAACCATTGATGGTGAAGCTGCCATTCACATTCTTGATTGGGACTGCGTTGTTAGAGGTGTTCATGTGCGCCTGGCCAGCCGATACCTTGAGGGAGATA AGTGGAAACGTCATGGCTGCTGTGTACGAGTCGACGTGGTACACAGGATCGTTGGAACTGCAGAAGCATGTACTCTATTTGCTGTTACCACAGAAACCAGTGATAATTAGTATTAAGTGCGTCGTTCCTGTTTTGTCTTTGAGTTACTATTCCTCG TTCGTCTCGAATGCGTTCTCGATGTTCACTGCATTACGAGTTATAATCACTGACGACGACGAAAATTGA
- the LOC143376271 gene encoding uncharacterized protein LOC143376271 → MGFLVTPEKAILFTKLCVALSCSWPPSLLANKTRLLYFNVLWSVAFLSTIGLLLPLLCAIYEYHKEPMILGKTVSLFSAVAQVTIKMIVCRLQQKQFKILFYDMECFCKRTTTQERDILQRHIDKYKYYHATYALWGVLTAAVVVSGPLFMPQTFPTPAVYPFPVERQPLKSFIFFHQSLVGFQAFAGMAIDAQVALLLRYAAARFEILMVELNEAETNRELDACIRKHQKLLRYIRRLRRSVKFLALATVATTNVAVIFGSLNLVTKQPLPMKALYALVVFSASVELFMYAWPADNLIHMSKETATVAYNTNWYDKDVNMQKKISCMILRSQKLETIHISGILPNLSLSYYAKYLYTAFTYFTALRIMVETADVD, encoded by the exons ATGGGATTTCTCGTGACACCTGAGAAGGCGATTCTTTTCACGAAACTCTGTGTCGCACTGTCGTGTTCCTGGCCACCCTCGCTCCTGGCAAACAAGACTCGGCTTCTGTATTTTAACGTACTGTGGAGTGTGGCCTTTCTTAGCACCATCGGGTTACTTTTACCGCTGCTCTGCGCGATTTACGAGTACCATAAGGAGCCCATGATCCTTGGTAAAACGGTGAGCCTTTTCTCCGCTGTCGCCCAGGTGACGATAAAGATGATAGTGTGTCGCTTGCAACAGAAGCAGTTCAAA ATTTTGTTCTACGACATGGAATGTTTCTGTAAACGCACCACCACGCAGGAGAGAGACATTCTTCAACGTCACATCGACAAATACAAGTACTATCATGCCACTTACGCACTGTGGGGCGTCCTCACCGCAGCTGTCGTTGTCAGTGGCCCGTTGTTCATGCCACAAACTTTCCCCACGCCCGCGGTTTACCCCTTTCCGGTGGAACGACAGCCGCTCAAAAGCttcatatttttccatcaatcGTTAGTTGGCTTCCAGGCGTTCGCAGGTATGGCAATCGATGCCCAGGTTGCTCTTCTATTGCGATACGCGGCTGCCAGGTTCGAGATATTGATGGTGGAGCTGAATGAAGCAGAGACCAACCGCGAGCTCGACGCCTGCATAAGGAAGCACCAGAAACTTCTCAG GTACATAAGGAGGTTACGCCgatctgtaaaatttttagcgttGGCTACTGTAGCAACGACAAATGTAGCCGTGATTTTCGGCAGTTTGAACCTGGTCACT aagcaaCCATTACCCATGAAAGCTCTGTACGCCCTCGTAGTGTTCAGCGCCAGCGTGGAACTCTTCATGTATGCTTGGCCAGCTGACAATTTGATTCACATG AGCAAAGAAACTGCTACGGTTGCCTATAACACGAACTGGTACGACAAGGATGTTAACAtgcagaaaaaaatttcttgtATGATATTGAGGTCTCAAAAACTCGAAACCATTCATATTAGCGGTATCCTGCCGAACCTTTCCCTGTCTTATTACGCAAAG TATCTGTATACAGCATTCACTTACTTTACCGCATTGCGTATAATGGTGGAAACTGCCGACGTTGATTGA
- the LOC143376583 gene encoding uncharacterized protein LOC143376583, whose product MFGKVTPEKAMIFTKRCITLAYCWPLSATATKFQLLRFKILRLATILSGVLLFLPLLYATYLHRDNAIAATRAACLSFPVFQIIVQTSYLMTQYDRLQWLIERMVAYCQTAKSYERFVFQQYLDRYSTFYGMSAMWFYGTAFVVVVATLFISQPFPTNAEYPFPTDYEPVRTIIFLHQALVGMQCAAQVSVSVLGALLMLFAAARFEILATELRAVKSVHGLVQCVKKYYNIRRYAQEVVSVVRYISLIAIACSILSLILFGIFLIGRQPLAVKLQYVFLSGTALVEVFMCAWPADNLMDVVSSGCIQFLCTVSVVVSLNDLFRCCQSANAMAAVYESTWYNRTLEMQKNVLYMLLPQKPVAITFKCVVPVLSLEYYCSFVSNAFSMFTALRVMISDEDERRIHLPKLTMSKVTPEEVIEFMRKSVVSGLVWPLPSTASTRRTLTFKILQGCTIINSTLFLLPLLGAAYANRHDTAVLTRCIVVSIATFQFGFQAGISLIWYENIQHIIEEMIACIKDASALEREVFQKYVDQCRILYGSAVVWFYMCIGTYVFCPLVLPQPLPMEGEYPFDTEPLLAWAIVYFHQSLCGLQCAAAMSHCAFGALLLWFSAARFECLILELKATSNTPMLIKCIKKQMRLRRYAREVVSCFRSSVICAIIVSTIAVTLCCVGMLVKQPMIGKVQNMFVFFTILLEIFMYAWPADHMKNMSMFVPQGVYESEWYNHALSMQKDIVCMLTYQEPVTVSVSGIMPELTLRYYCTYLSNAFSIFTTMRIMLDVD is encoded by the exons ATGTTTGGGAAAGTAACGCCAGAGAAGGCCATGATCTTCACTAAACGCTGCATAACTCTGGCTTACTGTTGGCCGCTCTCTGCGACAGCCACCAAGTTTCAGCTGCTCCGTTTTAAGATATTAAGACTCGCGACGATCCTGAGCGGAGTCCTGCTCTTTCTACCATTGCTTTATGCAACCTACCTGCACCGAGACAACGCCATCGCCGCCACGAGGGCCGCCTGCCTCTCCTTTCCCGTCTTTCAGATCATTGTGCAGACTTCTTACTTAATGACCCAGTACGATCGTCTTCAG TGGCTGATCGAACGGATGGTAGCGTACTGTCAGACAGCAAAGTCATACGAGAGATTCGTCTTCCAACAGTACCTCGATAGGTATTCTACGTTCTACGGGATGTCCGCTATGTGGTTCTACGGGACAgctttcgtcgtcgtcgttgcaaCGCTGTTCATATCGCAGCCATTCCCGACCAACGCCGAATACCCGTTCCCCACCGACTACGAACCCGTCAGGACCATAATTTTCCTTCACCAGGCTTTGGTGGGCATGCAGTGTGCTGCTCAGGTGAGTGTCAGCGTGCTCGGAGCGTTGTTGATGCTGTTCGCCGCGGCACGTTTCGAGATTCTGGCGACAGAACTGCGTGCTGTCAAGAGTGTCCATGGACTGGTCCAGTGTGTGAAGAAGTACTACAACATAAGAAG GTATGCCCAGGAAGTGGTCAGTGTGGTTAGGTACATATCTCTGATCGCGATAGCATGCAGTATCTTGTCACTTATACTTTTCGGCATTTTCCTGATCGGG CGTCAACCACTGGCAGTGAAGTTGCAGTACGTGTTCTTGTCTGGGACTGCGTTGGTGGAGGTGTTCATGTGCGCCTGGCCAGCTGATAACCTGATGGATGTAGTGAGCTCTGGTTGCATACAGTTTCTATGTACAGTGTCGGTTGTAGTGTCATTGAATGATCTTTTTCGTTGTTGTCAGAGTGCAAACGCCATGGCTGCTGTATACGAGTCGACGTGGTACAACCGAACCTTGGAAATGCAGAAGAATGTACTCTATATGCTGTTACCACAGAAACCAGTGGCTATTACTTTCAAGTGCGTCGTTCCTGTTTTGTCATTGGAATACTATTGCTCG TTCGTCTCGAATGCGTTCTCCATGTTCACCGCATTACGAGTTATGATCAGTGACGAAGACGAAA GAAGAATTCATTTACCCAAACTGACGATGAGCAAAGTAACGCCAGAGGAAGTGATCGAGTTTATGCGGAAAAGCGTAGTTTCGGGCCTCGTATGGCCGCTTCCATCAACGGCAAGCACTCGTCGAACTCTTACGTTCAAGATCCTGCAAGGCTGCACGATAATCAACTCCACGTTGTTCCTTCTGCCTCTGTTGGGCGCGGCGTACGCCAACCGGCACGACACCGCCGTTTTAACCAGATGCATCGTCGTAAGTATTGCCACGTTCCAGTTCGGCTTCCAAGCCGGCATCTCTCTAATTTGGTATGAGAATATTCAG CACATAATCGAGGAAATGATTGCCTGCATCAAGGATGCCTCGGCGCTTGAGAGGGAAGTTTTCCAAAAATACGTGGACCAGTGCCGCATACTCTATGGGAGCGCGGTAGTATGGTTTTACATGTGCATAGGTACTTACGTGTTTTGCCCACTCGTTTTGCCTCAGCCATTACCGATGGAGGGTGAATATCCGTTCGACACTGAGCCCCTGCTCGCGTGGGCGATCGTTTACTTCCATCAGAGCCTCTGCGGTCTTCAGTGCGCAGCGGCCATGTCCCATTGCGCGTTCGGCGCGCTTTTGCTTTGGTTCAGTGCTGCTCGATTCGAGTGCCTGATCTTGGAATTGAAGGCGACATCGAATACCCCCATGCTGATCAAGTGTATTAAAAAGCAGATGCGCCTAAGGAG ATATGCCCGCGAAGTTGTTTCCTGCTTCCGATCCAGTGTCATTTGCGCAATAATAGTGAGTACGATCGCTGTCACCCTTTGCTGCGTCGGTATGCTTGTG AAGCAACCAATGATAGGCAAAGTGCAGAACATGTTCGTATTCTTCACTATACTCTTGGAGATATTCATGTACGCGTGGCCAGCTGATCACATGAAGAATATG AGTATGTTCGTGCCACAAGGTGTATACGAATCGGAGTGGTACAACCACGCTTTGAGCATGCAGAAGGACATAGTCTGCATGTTGACGTATCAAGAACCAGTGACTGTCTCAGTCAGTGGCATCATGCCAGAGCTTACTTTGCGTTACTACTGCACG TACCTGTCCAATGCCTTCTCAATCTTCACCACTATGCGCATTATGTTGGACGTGGATTGA
- the LOC143376269 gene encoding uncharacterized protein LOC143376269, whose amino-acid sequence MNKVTPEEAIEFIRKSVITGFVWPLPSTASKRQTLTFKILQGCSIINSVLFFLPLLGGAYANRNDIAVLTSCMVASVSTFQFGFHAAISLIRYEDIQQVIEEMMTCVKNASTLEREVFQKYVNQCRTLYLGAVIWIYLCVVSYVASPFVLAQPFPMQSEYPFSTEPLHAWAIVYLHQNICALQCGAALSHSAFGALFLWFSTARFECLMLEMKATSNTPMLINYIKKQMHLRRYASQVVSCFRLSIICAAVLFTMSFTVCCIGFLLVSNAISFNSEFKQIMVQEFSE is encoded by the exons ATGAATAAAGTAACGCCGGAGGAAGCGATCGAGTTTATCCGGAAAAGCGTAATAACGGGCTTCGTGTGGCCGCTTCCATCAACGGCAAGCAAGCGTCAAACTCTTACGTTCAAGATCCTGCAAGGCTGCTCGATAATCAACTCCGTGTTGTTCTTTCTGCCCCTGCTCGGCGGGGCGTACGCCAACCGGAACGACATCGCCGTTTTAACAAGTTGCATGGTCGCAAGTGTTTCTACGTTCCAGTTCGGCTTCCACGCCGCCATCTCTCTAATTAGGTACGAGGATATTCAG CAAGTAATCGAGGAAATGATGACCTGCGTCAAGAATGCCTCGACACTCGAGCGGGAAGTTTTCCAAAAATACGTGAACCAATGCCGTACACTATATTTGGGCGCGGTAATATGGATTTACCTGTGCGTAGTTAGTTACGTGGCTTCCCCATTCGTTTTGGCTCAACCATTTCCGATGCAGAGTGAATATCCGTTCTCCACTGAGCCCCTGCACGCGTGGGCGATCGTTTACTTACATCAGAACATCTGCGCCCTTCAATGCGGAGCGGCTCTGTCTCACAGCGCGTTCGGCGCGCTTTTCCTTTGGTTCAGTACTGCCCGATTCGAGTGTCTAATGTTGGAAATGAAGGCGACATCGAATACTCCCATGCTGatcaattatattaaaaagcAGATGCACTTAAGGAG ATATGCCAGCCAAGTTGTTTCCTGCTTCCGATTAAGCATCATTTGCGCTGCAGTGTTGTTTACGATGAGTTTCACAGTTTGTTGCATCGGCTTCCTTCTGGTGAGTAACGCAATTTCATTCAACAGTGAATTTAAGCAAATCATGGTCCAGGAATTTTCTGAATAG